The window TGGCGCGGGTGGTCGTCAGCTTTATTCTGATTCCGAAATACTTCGCAGGCGAGCTTTTCACCGCTTATCAGTTGATCGAGCGCCGCTTTGGGCGCGGGCTCAAGGTCTTCACCGCTGGACTGTTTCTTGGCAGCCGTGCGCTTGCGGAAGGCGTCAGGGTCTTTGCGATCTCAATCGTTATCGAAGTGATTTTCAGGACCGGGGTCCTGACCGCCGTCCTGATTATCACCGCGCTGACGCTGTTTTACACATTCAAAGGCGGGCTGACGGCGGTTATCTGGACCGATGTTACGCAGCTTTCCATCTATATTGCCGGAACTGTCATTGCTCTGCTGCTGGCC is drawn from Terriglobia bacterium and contains these coding sequences:
- a CDS encoding sodium:solute symporter; its protein translation is MAFSWIDLVVVVVYLAAVTLLGARFGKRQKTLHDYFLGGRQLPWWAIALSVVSAETSILTIISTPGIAYTGDMGFLQLVFGYVVARVVVSFILIPKYFAGELFTAYQLIERRFGRGLKVFTAGLFLGSRALAEGVRVFAISIVIEVIFRTGVLTAVLIITALTLFYTFKGGLTAVIWTDVTQLSIYIAGTVIALLLA